A genomic segment from Nicotiana tabacum cultivar K326 chromosome 9, ASM71507v2, whole genome shotgun sequence encodes:
- the LOC107785184 gene encoding cyclin-T1-3-like — MAGQLPENPSYPELARVASSMHIQEKSQSLTQRWYFTKEEIEDHSPSRKDGIDYEKESHLRKLYCSFLQELGIELKVPQVTIATAMMLCHRFYMRQSHAKNHWQIVATVSMFLACKAEETPRWLSDFVVVSYKLVYKWDPSAPLRIRQKDIYDKEKESIVAGERMLLATVAFDLNIEHPYKTLVAAMKRLEISNKEMVKVAWNFVNDWLRTTLCLQYKPHYIAAGSMFLAAKLLKVKLPTGKGNPWWMQFDVAPKQLEEVIQKMLQLLEQNQKQVTPSMSGRSTELKPVAGKAVSSSTESCISSVSVVAQDSRNMELVEARGSSTSVTSKCSEKESCNIVNTVKETESECGSANSAVEDGVCQPIKDDAKKEICQTISAGDHNGNIDIDRIKERLKRRKLEKNSLKKLAKDDEIDSEAWIERELENLG; from the exons ATGGCAGGACAACTGCCAGAGAATCCTTCTTATCCAGAACTTGCAAGAGTTGCATCTAGCATGCACATTCAAGAAAAATCTCAGTCTTTGACCCAACGATGGTACTTCACTAAAGAAGAAATAGAGGATCACTCTCCGTCAAGGAAGGATGGGATCGATTATGAAAAAGAGTCACATCTAAGGAAGTTGTACTGCTCTTTCCTGCAAGAGCTTGGAATAGAGCTGAAAGT GCCTCAAGTGACCATAGCTACTGCAATGATGTTGTGCCATCGCTTTTACATGCGCCAATCTCATGCAAAGAACCATTGGCAG ATTGTCGCGACGGTGAGCATGTTCCTTGCCTGCAAAGCTGAAGAAACACCACGCTGGCTGagtgattttgttgttgtttcctACAAGTTAGTTTATAAATGGGATCCATCAGCTCCACTGAGGATCAGACAAAAG GATATCTATGATAAGGAAAAGGAGTCGATTGTAGCTGGTGAGAGAATGCTGCTTGCGACAGTTGCATTTGATCTTAACATCGAACATCCTTACAAGACACTTGTTGCAGCTATGAAGAGGTTGGAAATTTCTAACAAGGAGATGGTCAAAGTAGCTTGGAATTTTGTGAATGATTG GCTTCGCACAACACTGTGCTTGCAGTATAAGCCCCATTATATCGCTGCTGGTTCCATGTTCCTTGCTGCTAAACTTCTGAAAGTGAAATTGCCTACTGGAAAAGGGAATCCCTGGTGGATGCAATTTGACGTTGCACCGAAACAGTTAGAAG AGGTTATTCAAAAGATGCTTCAGTTGCTGGAGCAGAATCAGAAACAAGTAACACCATCCATGTCTGGCAGGTCGACTGAATTAAAACCTGTTGCTGGAAAGGCAGTGTCAAGTAGCACAGAGTCTTGTATCTCAAGTGTGTCAGTTGTTGCACAAGATTCCAGGAATATGGAATTGGTGGAGGCCAGAGGGTCGTCTACCTCCGTGACATCCAAATGCAGTGAGAAAGAATCCTGCAACATCGTCAACACTGTCAAGGAGACAGAGAGTGAGTGTGGTAGTGCAAATAGTGCAGTTGAGGATGGTGTTTGTCAGCCAATTAAGGATGACGCCAAAAAAGAAATTTGCCAGACCATCTCTGCTGGCGATCACaatggaaatattgatattgatCGAATCAAGGAGAGATTGAAGAGGAGGAAATTGGAAAAGAATTCACTGAAGAAATTAGCCAAGGATGACGAGATTGATAGTGAGGCTTGGATTGAGAGAGAGCTGGAAAACTTGGGATAG